A single window of Flavobacterium sp. 140616W15 DNA harbors:
- a CDS encoding molybdenum cofactor guanylyltransferase yields the protein MKDLAVFILCGGKSSQMQSEKGLVLFKDKPFIEHIIKAILPITTNIQLVTNGNDYDYLEYKKISDIEIDKGPLGGIYTALYYSDTEFNMILSCDIPLISTELLSELIEKHDEEASITVLSSESRMHPLIGIYAKKILPDIKEAINQGDLKLMNLIAKVPHQIITFDETQSLNFTNINSPDELNDLDANMNTMM from the coding sequence ATGAAAGATCTTGCAGTTTTTATTCTGTGTGGAGGAAAAAGTTCCCAAATGCAATCAGAAAAAGGATTAGTCTTATTTAAAGACAAGCCTTTTATTGAACACATCATCAAGGCAATATTGCCAATTACAACTAATATACAGTTAGTTACAAATGGGAATGATTATGACTATTTAGAGTATAAAAAAATTAGTGATATCGAAATTGATAAAGGGCCTTTGGGAGGTATATATACAGCCTTATATTATTCTGATACTGAATTTAATATGATTTTAAGTTGTGATATTCCTTTAATTTCTACTGAATTATTATCAGAGTTGATAGAGAAGCATGATGAGGAAGCTTCAATTACTGTTTTATCATCAGAGAGCCGTATGCATCCTTTGATTGGGATTTATGCAAAAAAAATCCTTCCAGATATTAAAGAAGCAATTAATCAGGGAGATTTGAAATTAATGAATCTAATTGCCAAAGTACCGCATCAAATTATAACTTTTGACGAAACTCAAAGTTTAAATTTTACCAATATAAATTCACCAGATGAGTTAAATGATCTTGATGCCAATATGAATACAATGATGTAA